From the genome of Thunnus thynnus chromosome 1, fThuThy2.1, whole genome shotgun sequence, one region includes:
- the rerglb gene encoding RERG/RAS-like b has protein sequence MNDIKLALLGSEGAGKTAVLVRFLTKRFIGEYASSANSLYHKRLSIDGRQLNLDIFDPCSQVNESKICILEEPVNWADGFVVVYNISDRMSFLHARSIVRQIKEAREESCKGLVDIPIFLVGNKQDLCNARQVSEEEGRFVAQEDRCHFQEVSAAEDYLEISNLFTKLIRHVMEHLKQRADRRRYSGSKSMAKLINNVFGKRRKSV, from the exons ATGAATGACATCAAATTGGCTCTACTGGGGAGCGAGGGTGCTGGAAAAACAG CTGTTCTGGTGAGATTCCTGACAAAACGTTTTATTGGAGAGTATGCTTCCAGTGCCA ATTCTTTATACCATAAAAGACTGTCGATTGATGGGAGACAGTTAAACTTGGATATATTTGATCCATGTTCACAGGTAAATGagagtaaaat ATGTATCCTGGAGGAGCCTGTGAACTGGGCAGATGGATTTGTGGTGGTGTACAACATCAGTGACCGAATGTCCTTCCTCCATGCCAGAAGCATCGTGCGGCAGATCAAAGAGGCCCGAGAGGAGAGCTGCAAAGG ATTGGTCGACATCCCAATCTTCCTGGTGGGGAACAAGCAGGACCTCTGCAATGCTCGGCAGGTAAGCGAGGAGGAAGGCCGATTTGTGGCTCAGGAAGACCGCTGCCACTTCCAGGAGGTGTCCGCAGCAGAGGACTACTTGGAGATATCCAACCTCTTTACGAAGCTCATTCGTCATGTGATGGAGCACCTTAAGCAACGTGCAGACCGCAGACGATACAGTGGCTCCAAGTCCATGGCCAAACTCATCAATAATGTCTTTGGTAAAAGGCGGAAGTCTGtctga